A window of Desulfobacterales bacterium contains these coding sequences:
- a CDS encoding antitoxin, whose amino-acid sequence MNKEPATKNQDPASRTARLFRNGKNQAVRLPKEFEMKASEVIIRKQGASLILTPKPQTWQDYFASAQRLAEDFPEDISDLAFAAMPQCFVPS is encoded by the coding sequence ATGAACAAAGAACCAGCAACAAAAAATCAGGACCCTGCCAGCCGGACCGCCCGATTGTTCAGAAACGGCAAAAACCAGGCCGTGCGCCTGCCCAAGGAGTTCGAAATGAAAGCCAGTGAAGTGATCATACGCAAACAGGGCGCAAGTTTAATACTGACCCCCAAACCCCAAACATGGCAGGATTACTTCGCTTCCGCCCAGCGCCTGGCGGAAGACTTCCCCGAGGATATCAGCGATCTTGCATTTGCTGCAATGCCACAATGTTTCGTCCCTTCGTAG
- a CDS encoding PIN domain-containing protein, whose product MTNEPASPTARALDAMLEGDLIYLLSAELLAEYRGVLLRPGLVRLHGLNESEVDHFLTEITANAIWREPQSDPYHASPDPQDAHLWALFASEPTAVLITGDQVLIKNPMPQSSVISPATWALRF is encoded by the coding sequence ATCACCAACGAGCCCGCCAGCCCGACTGCCAGGGCTCTCGATGCCATGCTGGAAGGCGATCTGATTTACCTTTTGTCTGCCGAACTATTGGCTGAATACAGAGGCGTTTTGCTTCGACCCGGGCTTGTCCGCCTCCATGGGCTCAACGAATCCGAAGTTGATCATTTCCTGACGGAAATCACGGCCAACGCTATCTGGCGCGAGCCGCAGTCCGATCCGTATCACGCATCTCCGGATCCACAGGACGCCCACCTGTGGGCGCTTTTCGCCTCGGAACCAACAGCTGTTTTGATCACCGGAGATCAGGTGCTGATTAAAAACCCTATGCCGCAAAGCTCGGTCATCTCGCCCGCAACATGGGCATTGAGGTTTTAA
- a CDS encoding type II toxin-antitoxin system VapC family toxin codes for MMKYLIDTNVLSEAVKTVPDKSVMRMLEKCQHEMVTAAPVWHELQFGCQRLARSRKREIIASFLNDVVKRTMPVLPYDDRAAEWHAGERARLSSKGLTPSFVDGQIAAISVVNGLILVTRDIDDFTHFSRLKSENWHSPKSG; via the coding sequence ATGATGAAATATCTCATTGATACAAACGTACTTTCAGAGGCGGTGAAAACAGTCCCTGACAAATCGGTCATGCGTATGCTTGAAAAATGTCAGCACGAAATGGTCACTGCTGCGCCGGTTTGGCATGAACTTCAATTTGGTTGTCAGCGCCTTGCCCGGTCCCGGAAACGTGAAATTATTGCTTCATTTCTTAACGACGTTGTCAAACGCACAATGCCTGTTCTTCCTTATGATGACAGAGCAGCAGAGTGGCATGCAGGGGAACGTGCCAGATTATCGTCAAAAGGCTTGACCCCCTCATTTGTTGATGGACAGATTGCGGCGATATCCGTGGTAAATGGCCTGATTCTGGTAACACGGGACATTGACGATTTTACACATTTTTCAAGGCTGAAGTCTGAAAACTGGCACTCCCCGAAATCTGGATAA
- a CDS encoding sugar transferase → MESLSYNPFIKHTLDKILAFTALIFLSPFLLIIALLIRIDSVGPVLFAQRRVGEKLRSFMLYKFRTMTCQTQHGSTQFNPGDTCRVTRIGAMLRSTKLDELPELFNILKGEMSIIGPRPEVPSFVAIYPDDFGKVLQARPGLSDFASIKYRNEEVILAAQNEPEVYYQDVILPDKLRLAKQYVENISFKTDAKIMAATITGILGEK, encoded by the coding sequence TTGGAAAGTCTCTCCTACAATCCGTTTATAAAACATACTCTGGACAAAATTTTGGCCTTCACTGCGCTAATATTTTTATCACCGTTTTTGCTTATTATTGCTCTGCTGATTCGCATTGACTCGGTTGGACCTGTTTTGTTCGCTCAAAGGCGCGTCGGGGAAAAACTCCGCTCTTTCATGCTTTATAAATTCCGGACTATGACCTGCCAGACCCAACATGGGTCCACTCAATTCAACCCCGGAGATACCTGCCGTGTGACACGTATCGGCGCAATGCTGCGCAGCACCAAACTCGATGAACTACCGGAACTGTTTAATATTCTGAAAGGGGAGATGAGCATCATTGGCCCGAGACCTGAGGTGCCCAGCTTCGTGGCGATTTATCCGGATGACTTTGGGAAGGTTCTGCAGGCCCGGCCCGGATTGTCTGATTTTGCTTCCATCAAATACCGCAATGAAGAAGTCATCTTAGCGGCGCAAAATGAACCGGAAGTTTATTATCAAGATGTTATTCTGCCGGATAAATTGCGTTTAGCAAAACAGTATGTGGAGAATATTTCATTTAAGACAGATGCAAAAATTATGGCGGCGACGATTACTGGAATTTTGGGGGAAAAATAA
- a CDS encoding nucleoside-diphosphate sugar epimerase/dehydratase translates to MKRQLKNLNFYIILSADIGLAALAMIFAYLLRFEFNLNQQLIVQLLGILIWLVPLKIFVFLIFRIYRGMWRYAGLADIWNLLRASTTASLLAVGVMVFVNRFEGYPRSVFLIDYFLTVGFCAGLRMIIRSVYQEGYSVDFKKWQPFVSRSPAEGKRILILGAGDSGEKTLREIKENPDLNIWVEGFLDDDVGKHGRSIHGVSVLGPLSKLPDVVKTHKIKEALIAMPAMNGSIIRQVVNLCEQANVSYRILPGIYELIDGKVSIKALRDVRYEDLLGREEIKLDVENITSLIKDKRVMITGAGGSIGSELCRQILKYYPAQLILIDANEANLYSIQMELKHDAKYLDYFTILGSVADRYLLDRIMQKLSPQVVFHSAAYKHVPILERNPWQAVWNNIHGTQNIIEMSVAHKVEDFVMISTDKAVRPTNVMGASKRVGELILAAHKGNGTRMTGVRFGNVVGSSGSVIPLFRSQIARGGPVTVTHPEVTRYFMTIPEACQLILQAVTLESEGEIFILKMGTPVKIADMARDLIRLSGKEPEKDVKIVFTGLRQGEKLCEELIAEGEGVVETEHEKVMVLKSNGDWHGLANRNAFHEWLFREIELLYQVAEKQDAEGIRKHLKRLVPEYVWYDSSGDCKYPNKT, encoded by the coding sequence ATGAAGAGACAGCTTAAAAATTTAAATTTTTACATAATTCTTTCTGCAGACATTGGGCTTGCGGCGCTGGCGATGATCTTCGCTTATTTGCTGCGGTTTGAATTTAACTTAAATCAACAGTTAATCGTTCAACTGCTCGGAATTTTGATTTGGCTGGTGCCTTTAAAAATTTTTGTGTTTTTAATTTTCCGCATTTATCGGGGCATGTGGCGCTATGCGGGGTTGGCTGATATCTGGAATCTTTTGAGGGCATCAACCACAGCCTCTCTTTTGGCAGTCGGGGTGATGGTTTTTGTCAATCGCTTTGAGGGATATCCACGGTCTGTTTTTTTAATAGATTACTTTTTGACGGTAGGGTTTTGCGCCGGGCTGCGTATGATCATCCGCTCAGTTTACCAGGAAGGTTATTCGGTTGATTTTAAAAAATGGCAACCATTTGTTTCTAGAAGCCCTGCGGAGGGCAAACGTATATTGATATTAGGAGCAGGGGATTCTGGGGAAAAAACCCTTCGAGAAATCAAAGAAAATCCGGATTTAAATATTTGGGTGGAGGGCTTTTTGGATGATGACGTTGGAAAGCATGGCCGAAGTATCCATGGCGTTTCTGTGCTCGGGCCTTTGTCTAAACTGCCGGATGTGGTAAAGACCCACAAGATAAAAGAGGCGCTTATCGCCATGCCTGCAATGAACGGCTCAATCATCCGACAGGTGGTCAATCTGTGCGAACAGGCAAATGTATCTTATAGAATCCTTCCGGGGATTTATGAGTTAATTGATGGAAAAGTCAGTATCAAGGCATTGCGGGATGTAAGATATGAAGACCTCTTGGGACGCGAGGAGATTAAGCTGGATGTGGAAAATATTACTAGCTTGATTAAGGACAAACGGGTGATGATTACCGGCGCAGGCGGTTCTATTGGAAGCGAGCTGTGCCGGCAGATCCTAAAATATTACCCTGCACAGCTGATCCTTATAGATGCCAACGAGGCCAACCTCTACAGCATCCAGATGGAGTTGAAGCACGACGCGAAATACTTGGATTATTTCACGATTTTAGGCAGCGTGGCGGATCGGTATTTATTAGATAGGATAATGCAAAAGCTGAGTCCCCAAGTGGTGTTTCATTCGGCAGCTTATAAGCATGTGCCCATACTGGAGCGGAATCCTTGGCAGGCGGTTTGGAATAACATCCATGGCACCCAGAATATTATTGAGATGAGTGTGGCGCATAAAGTCGAAGATTTTGTCATGATTTCGACGGATAAGGCAGTACGGCCCACCAATGTCATGGGGGCCTCCAAGCGGGTGGGTGAGCTGATCCTCGCCGCCCATAAAGGGAACGGAACCCGCATGACCGGCGTCCGTTTTGGCAACGTAGTAGGGTCATCCGGTTCCGTGATTCCCCTGTTTCGAAGTCAGATTGCTCGTGGCGGTCCGGTGACGGTAACCCATCCGGAAGTAACTCGCTATTTTATGACCATACCCGAGGCCTGCCAGCTGATTCTTCAGGCCGTTACACTTGAATCTGAGGGCGAAATTTTTATTCTTAAGATGGGGACCCCAGTAAAGATTGCCGATATGGCAAGGGATCTGATTCGTTTGTCCGGCAAAGAACCTGAAAAGGATGTTAAAATTGTTTTCACCGGCCTGCGTCAAGGGGAAAAGCTCTGTGAGGAGCTTATTGCCGAAGGCGAAGGTGTTGTGGAGACTGAGCATGAGAAGGTCATGGTATTGAAAAGTAATGGCGATTGGCATGGTCTTGCGAATCGGAATGCCTTTCATGAATGGCTTTTTAGAGAGATTGAATTGCTCTACCAAGTAGCAGAAAAACAGGATGCAGAAGGCATTCGAAAGCATCTGAAACGCCTTGTGCCGGAATATGTCTGGTATGACAGCTCGGGTGATTGTAAATATCCCAATAAAACATAA
- a CDS encoding UPF0175 family protein produces MSTSIEIPDDIMETVKLPPDRAKQELTKEMAFSLYQRRLLSMGNARKLAGLDKWAFIAGLAERGIERHYFEQELQEDLQYGSDK; encoded by the coding sequence ATGTCCACCTCCATTGAAATCCCTGATGATATCATGGAAACAGTAAAATTACCGCCGGATAGGGCCAAACAGGAGCTAACCAAAGAGATGGCCTTCTCTCTTTACCAGCGCAGGCTGTTATCCATGGGCAATGCGCGAAAACTGGCGGGGCTTGACAAATGGGCCTTCATAGCGGGATTGGCTGAGAGGGGAATCGAGCGTCATTATTTTGAGCAGGAACTGCAGGAAGATCTCCAATATGGTAGTGATAAGTAA
- a CDS encoding helix-turn-helix transcriptional regulator produces MPEATKKHHTDDEIVTLTLRVSRRNAARIREYARAVESDKERTYSVEEVFPEYIGREQHVAMRAYRIREGFTQKQLSELTGIPQRHISEMENGKRGIGKERARKLADALHVEDYRFLL; encoded by the coding sequence ATGCCGGAAGCCACGAAAAAGCACCATACTGATGATGAAATCGTGACCCTGACGCTGCGGGTCAGCAGACGTAATGCAGCCAGGATTCGGGAGTATGCAAGGGCTGTTGAGTCTGATAAAGAACGTACATATTCGGTTGAGGAAGTGTTTCCCGAATATATCGGGCGCGAACAGCACGTGGCTATGCGTGCCTATAGGATTCGTGAAGGATTTACGCAGAAACAATTGTCTGAATTAACGGGTATTCCGCAGCGGCACATCAGCGAGATGGAAAACGGCAAGCGCGGCATTGGTAAAGAGCGCGCCCGTAAGCTGGCAGATGCGTTGCATGTGGAGGATTATCGGTTTTTGTTGTAG
- a CDS encoding DUF433 domain-containing protein has product MIKESRIELHPKVCNGKPVIKGTRIPVSVILEQVAEGVSWDQLLNDYPELQREDIQAALVYARESIDNAEIREIHA; this is encoded by the coding sequence ATGATAAAAGAATCCCGAATTGAATTGCATCCAAAGGTTTGTAACGGAAAGCCGGTGATTAAAGGGACGAGGATTCCTGTATCGGTTATTTTGGAACAAGTGGCAGAGGGTGTATCCTGGGACCAGTTATTGAACGATTACCCGGAATTGCAGAGAGAAGATATTCAGGCAGCATTGGTATATGCCAGGGAAAGTATTGATAATGCTGAAATAAGGGAAATTCATGCCTGA
- a CDS encoding DegT/DnrJ/EryC1/StrS family aminotransferase yields the protein MAYLEAVLKSGWLTTASKAQEFEAKFSDWVGARYACALNSCTAALHLGMESLGIEAGDQVLVQSMTFTASAEVVRYLGADPVFLDCDYGTRLLTPEIVAAGLRQNPRAKALVVVHFGGHPAQMTDNENSEGILSICRRQGVKIIEDAAHAFPARLGGRHIGSFGDVTCFSFYANKTVTAGEGGMLVTNNKDIFQRVKTMRLHGINRDVWDRFTANKPGWEYDVVAPGFKYNMPDVNAAIGLAQLERAEEFRMQRERCARFYDKHLAGINCIDLPWRFCAYSDHSWHLYPVVIKDNAPIDRNTFIKKLSQAGIGTSVHYKPLHRMTYYKERYNLNPEDYPNTEIIWKGIVSLPIYPILSDTELSYIIEKIHELLSS from the coding sequence ATGGCCTATCTCGAAGCCGTATTGAAAAGCGGATGGCTGACCACAGCATCCAAAGCCCAGGAATTTGAAGCAAAATTTTCTGACTGGGTTGGAGCCCGTTATGCCTGTGCCTTAAACTCCTGCACCGCGGCCCTTCACTTGGGCATGGAAAGCCTTGGCATTGAAGCCGGAGATCAAGTGCTGGTGCAGAGTATGACTTTTACTGCTTCAGCCGAGGTTGTTCGTTACTTGGGTGCAGACCCTGTCTTTTTGGACTGTGATTACGGCACGCGTTTGCTTACCCCCGAAATCGTAGCTGCGGGGTTGCGCCAAAATCCTCGGGCCAAGGCATTGGTGGTAGTTCATTTCGGCGGCCATCCGGCGCAGATGACCGACAACGAAAACAGCGAGGGGATTTTGTCCATTTGCCGGCGTCAGGGTGTGAAAATCATCGAGGATGCTGCCCATGCGTTTCCGGCCCGATTAGGCGGGCGGCATATCGGCAGTTTTGGAGATGTGACCTGCTTTAGCTTTTATGCGAATAAGACCGTCACCGCCGGCGAGGGGGGGATGTTGGTTACTAATAATAAAGATATATTTCAACGGGTTAAAACCATGCGTCTACATGGAATTAACCGCGATGTCTGGGATCGATTTACTGCGAATAAGCCAGGCTGGGAATATGACGTGGTGGCACCTGGTTTCAAATACAATATGCCGGATGTGAATGCTGCCATCGGCCTTGCCCAATTGGAGAGAGCTGAGGAATTTCGCATGCAGCGAGAGCGCTGCGCCCGGTTTTACGACAAGCACTTGGCAGGCATTAATTGTATTGATTTACCTTGGCGTTTTTGTGCCTACTCAGACCACTCATGGCATTTATACCCTGTAGTAATAAAAGACAACGCACCAATTGATAGAAATACCTTTATCAAGAAACTGTCACAAGCGGGTATAGGGACATCAGTCCATTACAAGCCGCTCCACCGGATGACTTATTACAAAGAACGTTATAATTTAAATCCTGAAGACTATCCGAATACCGAAATAATCTGGAAAGGCATCGTTTCCTTACCTATTTATCCCATTCTTTCTGATACTGAGTTGTCCTATATTATAGAAAAAATTCATGAATTATTGAGTTCATAG
- a CDS encoding nucleotidyltransferase family protein has protein sequence MLLSIVRSDFSATKSNNAVFFRLANWDWHSILFFASTQRILTILYHNLKKNGLTGYLPVDVAQSLKARYLQVVGTNLRLVRRLEEIIALLNEHQIPVVPFKGPLLAQLIYGDTGLRLFSDLDILVPRSEAVKGWKLLRQSGCEPQSRHFTAEHFAVYMKYENEVDFYCGSRIFIDFHWALTSHLRRSYGFDFCRDRLNPLVFQGKDALRLSDEDTVLHLCIHGANAVWAYLEMVLCVAEYVDQHPDLDWELVHRLAGQLHCERMLYLGVFLAKDVFNISVPENIWSKIECDKAVFQLANAAFANMLQKQQPKSSIMEELASIPYQLKLRQRLADKIRYILDRLLCPRKKDWMAFDLSPRMAMLYALLRPVRQIREILKTGIGVGSA, from the coding sequence CTGCTTCTTTCAATTGTCCGTTCTGATTTTTCCGCAACCAAGAGTAATAATGCTGTTTTTTTCCGGCTGGCTAATTGGGACTGGCACAGTATTCTCTTTTTTGCATCAACGCAGCGGATTCTGACAATTTTATATCATAACCTGAAGAAAAATGGCCTGACGGGATACCTACCCGTTGATGTTGCGCAGTCATTGAAAGCCAGATATTTGCAAGTAGTCGGAACCAATTTGCGGCTTGTACGTCGGCTGGAGGAGATAATTGCGCTCTTAAATGAACATCAAATACCGGTGGTGCCTTTCAAGGGTCCGCTTTTGGCGCAGCTTATTTATGGAGACACAGGGCTAAGGCTTTTTTCAGATTTGGACATTCTGGTCCCGAGAAGTGAAGCGGTAAAAGGCTGGAAACTGCTTCGCCAATCCGGCTGCGAGCCACAGTCTAGGCATTTCACGGCTGAGCATTTTGCAGTGTATATGAAATATGAAAACGAGGTTGATTTTTACTGCGGCAGCCGAATTTTTATCGACTTTCATTGGGCTTTAACTAGCCATCTGCGCCGGTCGTATGGTTTTGATTTTTGCCGCGACCGGTTAAATCCTCTGGTATTTCAGGGAAAGGATGCCTTGCGCTTATCTGATGAAGATACGGTTTTACATCTGTGCATCCATGGGGCTAATGCTGTCTGGGCATATTTGGAAATGGTATTGTGTGTTGCTGAATATGTGGATCAGCATCCAGATTTAGACTGGGAGCTGGTTCACAGACTTGCGGGGCAGCTACATTGTGAGCGAATGTTATACTTGGGGGTTTTTCTGGCAAAAGACGTTTTTAATATTTCTGTTCCAGAAAATATTTGGAGCAAAATTGAGTGCGACAAAGCTGTTTTTCAACTGGCTAACGCCGCGTTTGCGAATATGCTGCAAAAACAGCAGCCAAAAAGCTCTATTATGGAAGAGCTTGCAAGTATCCCATATCAATTGAAATTGAGGCAGCGGCTTGCCGATAAGATAAGATATATTTTGGATCGGCTGTTATGCCCGAGAAAAAAAGACTGGATGGCGTTCGACTTGAGTCCTCGAATGGCTATGCTTTACGCACTGCTGAGACCTGTGCGGCAAATTCGTGAGATTCTGAAAACCGGGATCGGGGTCGGAAGCGCCTGA
- a CDS encoding type II toxin-antitoxin system VapC family toxin, which translates to MKYLLDSNIIIYHLNGQSTATDFIAENNVRCAISQITFVEVLSFDYTEEEISQVRELLDQFTVLDTNKAVAIQCLKNRKIKKIKIPDNFIASTAQVNDLILVTRNVEDFKQLDVQLLNIFD; encoded by the coding sequence ATGAAATATCTGTTGGATTCAAATATCATAATATACCATTTAAACGGTCAATCAACAGCTACAGATTTTATAGCTGAAAATAATGTCAGGTGCGCAATATCTCAAATTACTTTTGTGGAAGTTCTATCTTTTGATTACACCGAGGAAGAGATTTCCCAGGTGCGAGAGCTTCTTGATCAATTCACTGTTTTAGATACCAATAAAGCTGTTGCCATTCAGTGCCTTAAGAACAGGAAGATAAAAAAAATCAAAATTCCGGATAATTTTATTGCTTCTACTGCCCAGGTGAATGATTTAATCCTTGTGACCCGTAATGTGGAAGATTTCAAGCAGTTGGATGTACAACTCCTGAATATTTTCGATTAA
- a CDS encoding type II toxin-antitoxin system HicB family antitoxin, which translates to MSDYHINIFYSEEDQGYIADIPDLQACCAFGETPEEALREALEAKKLWLDAAWAEGKPVPSPRYRPAIYEVA; encoded by the coding sequence ATGTCAGATTATCATATTAATATTTTTTATTCCGAAGAAGACCAGGGATATATAGCCGATATTCCCGATCTTCAAGCTTGCTGCGCTTTTGGGGAAACGCCTGAAGAGGCATTGAGGGAGGCATTGGAAGCCAAAAAACTTTGGCTGGATGCTGCCTGGGCCGAAGGCAAGCCTGTTCCCTCCCCCCGCTACCGCCCGGCTATATATGAGGTGGCTTGA
- a CDS encoding BrnT family toxin, which yields MNFEFDENKSLANKQKHGIDFIEAQALWEAPDRVEIPAKTIDENRFLLIGKISKIHWSVIVTYRQTKIRIISARRSRKEEIEIYES from the coding sequence ATGAATTTTGAATTTGATGAAAACAAAAGCCTTGCAAATAAACAAAAGCACGGAATTGACTTCATTGAGGCTCAGGCTCTATGGGAAGCCCCTGACCGGGTGGAAATTCCCGCCAAAACAATCGATGAAAACCGATTCTTACTGATCGGTAAAATTTCCAAAATTCATTGGTCTGTCATTGTTACCTACAGGCAAACAAAGATCAGAATTATTTCAGCAAGAAGATCAAGAAAAGAGGAGATCGAAATTTATGAAAGCTGA
- a CDS encoding glycosyltransferase family 2 protein, giving the protein MTDPIKTRPEAEISVIVPCRNEKSYIESALISIINQGGVDGTFEILVADGMSDDGTRTVLENIADRDSRIRVIDNPGKIVSTGLNAAIKAAKGEIIIRMDCHTEYAKDYIAQCMDALTQTGADNVGGPALTLAKSYMGVANTLAYHSPFSVGGAKFHDPDYEGYVDTVTYGCWKKTTLLKIDLFDEELVRNQDDELNLRIRRAGGKIWQTPKIRSWYYPRSSLKALFKQYMQYGYWKVRVIQKHKLPASFRHLIPGGFVVTLLILAVLSLFIQPAAWAFAVLLACYAIASFGASLITCRQPIHWQYLPVMPLVFGCYHFGYGIGFLRGVFDFVILRRRGTRSFSTLTRAGKP; this is encoded by the coding sequence ATGACAGATCCAATCAAAACGCGTCCTGAGGCTGAAATTAGCGTTATTGTACCCTGCAGAAATGAGAAATCATATATAGAAAGTGCTCTGATTTCCATCATCAACCAAGGTGGCGTTGACGGCACGTTTGAAATTCTGGTTGCCGATGGAATGAGCGATGACGGCACGCGTACTGTTTTAGAAAATATCGCGGATAGAGACTCAAGAATTCGAGTTATCGATAATCCGGGCAAAATCGTCTCAACAGGATTGAATGCGGCTATCAAAGCTGCAAAAGGCGAAATCATCATTCGCATGGATTGCCATACAGAATATGCAAAGGATTACATTGCTCAATGCATGGATGCGTTAACCCAAACCGGGGCTGACAATGTCGGCGGTCCTGCGTTAACCCTGGCAAAAAGTTATATGGGGGTGGCAAACACTTTAGCTTACCATTCTCCATTTTCTGTGGGGGGAGCAAAATTTCATGATCCGGACTATGAGGGGTATGTCGACACCGTTACATATGGTTGCTGGAAAAAAACCACATTGCTTAAAATCGACCTTTTTGATGAAGAGCTGGTTCGGAATCAGGATGATGAGTTGAATCTTCGGATAAGGCGCGCCGGTGGTAAAATATGGCAAACCCCGAAAATCCGGTCGTGGTATTATCCGCGATCATCACTTAAAGCATTGTTCAAACAATACATGCAATATGGATATTGGAAAGTCCGGGTTATTCAAAAACATAAATTGCCGGCATCTTTTCGGCATTTGATCCCCGGCGGATTCGTTGTTACACTGCTAATTCTGGCTGTTTTATCTCTCTTTATACAACCTGCCGCATGGGCATTTGCCGTTTTGCTGGCGTGTTATGCGATTGCCAGTTTCGGTGCTTCTTTGATTACCTGTCGGCAGCCTATCCATTGGCAATATCTGCCGGTCATGCCGCTGGTGTTTGGTTGTTATCACTTCGGCTATGGTATCGGGTTTTTAAGAGGCGTATTTGACTTTGTAATCTTGCGGAGGCGGGGCACCCGATCCTTTTCAACACTTACGCGGGCAGGGAAGCCATGA
- a CDS encoding class I SAM-dependent methyltransferase, which translates to MSREIDAVRARYDRRRQLPESSLYSPLNPSHYLCIQEKERALIRWIKTCGLAPVENRNVLEIGCGGGGNLLQFLKLGFRPENLVGNELLEERSKKAREMMPASTRIISGDALTIDLPEQSFDIVFQSTVFTSILDSEFQSKLAGRMWDLAKPGGGVLWYDFIYNNPNNPDVRGIGIRRIRELFPNGQISKWKLTLAPPISRFVTRIHPGLYSVFNALTFLRTHVLCWVQKPSN; encoded by the coding sequence ATGAGCAGAGAAATTGATGCAGTGCGCGCTCGATATGATCGCAGGCGGCAACTACCCGAATCATCCCTGTACAGCCCGCTGAACCCATCACATTATCTTTGCATACAGGAAAAAGAACGCGCCCTGATACGGTGGATTAAAACCTGCGGCCTGGCACCGGTGGAAAACCGAAACGTTTTGGAAATCGGCTGTGGGGGTGGGGGCAATCTCCTTCAATTCTTAAAATTGGGTTTTCGCCCGGAGAACCTTGTGGGCAATGAACTGCTGGAAGAACGCTCCAAAAAGGCCCGGGAAATGATGCCGGCGTCAACACGGATTATTTCAGGTGATGCCTTAACCATCGATCTGCCCGAGCAGTCGTTTGACATCGTTTTTCAGTCAACCGTTTTTACATCAATACTGGACAGCGAGTTTCAGTCAAAATTGGCAGGGCGAATGTGGGATCTGGCAAAACCCGGTGGTGGTGTTCTATGGTACGATTTCATTTACAATAATCCGAACAATCCCGATGTTCGTGGTATCGGAATCCGCCGTATACGAGAGTTGTTTCCAAACGGTCAAATCAGCAAGTGGAAGTTAACTCTGGCGCCGCCGATCAGTCGATTTGTAACCAGAATCCACCCCGGGCTTTATTCAGTTTTCAATGCGCTTACTTTCCTTAGGACCCACGTTCTGTGCTGGGTTCAAAAACCCAGCAATTGA